A stretch of DNA from Lotus japonicus ecotype B-129 chromosome 4, LjGifu_v1.2:
GCGTTGCCCCAAACTTAACCCAGGTATAAATATCCATCTTCTTCCCCCAATTTCTCTTCCTCGAACCCGTCTCAAACCAACGACCTCAACGCTCAATCGCAAGCACGCTCCATTCTCGATAATCAACCTCAAATCCTACAATTACAAAGTACTAGAAGCCTTCGCCACCATAGGCGATGAAGGAAAACATGATAAATTGTGCAGTGCAATAATTAAAATGGAAGGGGTTCAGCAAAAGCTTATTTGGGGGAGAAGTTTCCAAAGCATCTACTTCATCTCTTTGCATTTGGATTCCCTCAGGTTTATAATCACTCATTCCTTTACAAACGTATGTCTTCAATGTCTCTTAAGATTCAATAAAACTTGAATGTGTGTGTAGACATTCATGGAGAAAAATGATTTCTTTGGGTCACTATGATGATAATATGGGTAGAAGTAATTTTCTGAAATGAATAAATTATGTGGTGCATTTTTTGAGTTATTGTTTCTTGAGCTTAACTTTCGCTGTCGTGCTACAATGTTCTTTTTGGCCAAATGTGCCAAATACATGCATATCCATTTGACCAATCCGGTATTATCTTGAGTCATGCCATAGGTATTGTATGAGATGTTTAAGATAATCCTAATTTGCTCTTTATCATTGAATGCCACTTGATTAACTCTCTTTTTTTTCACTGTAGATTTGAAGGGAATAACCTTTTTCCACTgtagatttattttttcttattctTGCTTTTTAATTGCTCTAAGAAATTGAAGCTAAAATGAAAACAAGTTATTACAACATGAGTCTTGGGTTGAGAGGCCAGTGACACTGTGAAGTTGAAGGGAAaacctttcttttctcttttttctttatatGCTGCAGTGATGTAAGACAAGTGTCTCATCTTTAAGAAAAGTTACATCTTTCTTTATTTCCTAGCTTGATGTTACTCTAGGTCCTTCTGTAAATAAATCACCTTGACAACATCTTTGAATATAAAATCATTCTGCAGTGTCTTTCAAGGGCCCTCAGAAATGAAAACCCAAAGTTGCTGATGGTAGCATCTGCAGTATTTCTTCCAGTTAATCCATTCATGGTTTCAGCTATTCACACTAGGATGTTGGAGGTACATTGCTTTGAACGATTTATATATGACAATTTACTGTTCATTTCTGTAATAGATTATTGTGTTGATCCTGTAAAGCGTACTGATTTAGTCATATAATTAACATATCAACAGGTGTAACTGACTTTAACTGAATTTTCGATAATAAATTCATTGATTATGAGACCATAATCTAATCCAAATATTGATTAGATATACTTCATAGTTCTGgatttaaacatagcatgtgcTTCTTATTTCAGAAATTCAATTTACATATATGTTTCTGCTTTGAAACAGAATCATTTGATTTCATATTTTGTAATAATTTTCTGCTGGGTAATATTGCTATAGATTCTGCTCATAATTTGCTCTATTCGAATCTCTCTTTATCAGATATTTGTTTTCTTCTCTCAaccatttttgtttttctttttcagagATCAGAACAGGAGTAGACAGAGAAAGCAGATTTGTTAGGCTTATCATTGATGCAACGTCTGATACTTTTTTTAGGTTTTGTTACTTATATTGTTAATGCATAATCAATGGGAATGATTCTTAGAAGAGCATCTATACTGGAAAgttttaaattgaatttttaCTTACATATCatctcttttattttgctttactaTCTCAATAGTTGAAGATTATTGGATATTGTATTTATTGTACTCAATCTGCAATTCTGCATCTGCTGTCATGGCTTTTGCTTACTACAACTTAATTTAGTTGCAACAATTATTTTCTTTACATGAATGGACATTATCTAATAGGTATTTTGtttgaataattttttgttttgttccagtttcgttttattttgatttgggCAATTGATTATGGtttcataatttaattaagtgATGTGTGTAATTTTATATTTTGGAAATGTAGCTTTGTTTAGATCATCACTAAAAGGGGGGGTGCTTACCTGCTGCTTTTCATTGCTTTTTTAGGTTTGTTGCCATGATGAATGCTTTAACAGAGAATCATATGTGCCTTGATGAATCAGAGAATGACTTCAAGACTATGAACTTTCATGGCAATGTTGGAAAGACTTGAAGTATTTGAAATATTAGATTCAGAGTAGTTAGTTATTAAATTGAAGGAGGTAGATAACCCattgttgtattttttttttctttttttacaatGAAAATGTAGGATCATTTAAATTCGGTCATTTCTTTGAGAACCAATGTAATCAGTGTCGTCTCTACATGAATCTTTTTCAATGAAATTAGCCATACAGGGTCTTTGATACATGTTTTCATCTCTTTTGCTATCAATCTATAATTACAACTCTCACTATTAGTATTCTACCCCATTATTCTATGTCTTGATTAATATCATTACGCCTGAGCATTAACTTCGTTTTTAAATAGCtttaatcagactgaaaatcAAGTACCAAAAATTTGAGTCTCCTTATGACAGCTGAATTAATTTCACAGTTATCAGTTCTAGCTAAGAATTACAAATGCTCATTAACATTAAATTATATATCAAGTTATTAACTTTAGTCTCCTTATTACCTGTCACCTTTctaatatttttcattattttattcAGTCTTagtctctcttctcttctctcaccaACACTCTCCCACTGTCTATCTTATTAAATTTACATTAGTATGTTCTTTCGTCTTCTCCCTTTAGAAATTTTAAATtcgaaattcaaaatatttctaTTTTTGTTCAAAGCACGGGAATGAACATTGATCAATCAGTTTattcagatttttatttttagaagaaataagcATTTCaaagttattattttttaataataactaattatat
This window harbors:
- the LOC130715907 gene encoding uncharacterized protein LOC130715907 isoform X1, giving the protein MSPPSTASSLSYNLGCWRCPKLNPGINIHLLPPISLPRTRLKPTTSTLNRKHAPFSIINLKSYNYKVLEAFATIGDEGKHDKLCSAIIKMEGVQQKLIWGRSFQSIYFISLHLDSLRFIITHSFTNCLSRALRNENPKLLMVASAVFLPVNPFMVSAIHTRMLEVCCHDECFNRESYVP
- the LOC130715907 gene encoding uncharacterized protein LOC130715907 isoform X2, coding for MSPPSTASSLSYNLGCWRCPKLNPGINIHLLPPISLPRTRLKPTTSTLNRKHAPFSIINLKSYNYKVLEAFATIGDEGKHDKLCSAIIKMEGVQQKLIWGRSFQSIYFISLHLDSLRFIITHSFTNCLSRALRNENPKLLMVASAVFLPVNPFMVSAIHTRMLERSEQE